From the genome of Ktedonobacterales bacterium:
GCGAAAAGCTTCGGGGTCCATATCTCCCAGGCCCATCTGCCCAGGATCAAGCGGCTGGTTGCCAGGCATGCTATCCATTCCGGTGACTCCATCTCTCTAAGGGCGCCTCACACAACCGCCGCACGAGCAGGGGCGGGGTTGTAGCGCCGTCCTTCCAGGCGGCAGGGGTGGGGCCACCCGTCGGTTGTGTGAGGCATTCTAAGGGGTGTTGCCTGTCCAATGGCAAACCTATGAAGCATCATAGCCAAAGCCTTGCAGATTGGCAAGGCAAAAGCCCTGCAAAAATACTCTGCAAAAATACTTTGAGGACAAGAATCGGATAGATTTTGCACCCATCATGGCTTATCATTCCTATGTGAGAAGCATGACATACAAAAGCAGAGGCCGATGCTCCGGTTGTGAGAGGTTGTTCATAATGACAAACGAAGCAAGTTACTGGCAGGCAGTGCTGACAAGGGACAGAAACTCCGATGGGCGCTTTGTCTACGCTGTGCGCTCTACAGGGATTTACTGCCGCCCGTCGTGTCCGTCGCGGCGGCCAAAGCGCGAACAGGTACTCTTCTTTCTGCTCCCGCAAGTGGCGGAGCAGGCAGGGTTTCGCGCCTGTCGGCGTTGCCAGCCGCGAACCGTTGACGGCTATACGAATGAGCAGGTTGAATTGGTACACCAGGCATGCCGCGCTATCGAGGCCCATCTTGATGACGATCTTAGCCTCGCCAGCCTGGGCGCTCAACTCCATATCAGCCCGCATCATTTACAGCGCAGTTTCAAGCGTATCGTGGGAATTACACCACGCCAGTACGCCGAAACATGTCGCCTGGGCCGGTTCAAGAGCCGTCTCAGAGAAGGAGAAACCGTGACCAGCGCCATGTATGAAGCGGGCTATAGTTCCAGCAGCCGACTCTACGAGCGAGCGCCCGCCCACCTGGGCATGACACCAACCGCATATCGAAAGGGTGGTCTTGGGATGAATATTGTTTACACTATCGTTGATAGCCCTCTTGGCCGCCTGCTGGTTGCAGCAACAGAACGAGGGATTTGTGGAGTAAGCTTGGGCGACTCCGATGCCACGCTCGAAGCGGCTCTGCGCCACGAGTACCCCGCCGCGCAGATTCAACGCGACGAAGCCGGGCTGAAAGAATGGGCGCCCGCTTTCTTGAGCTACCTGAATGGCCGCCAGCCGGACCTTAGCCTGCCAGTTGACGTCCAGGCAACGGCATTTCAATGGCAGGTCTGGGAAGCACTGCGGGCCATCCCATCCGGCAGCACGCGCTCGTACAGCGAAGTCGCTCAAGCGATTGGTCATCCTAGGGCAACGCGCGCCGTCGCCAGAGCATGCGCTACCAATCCGGTAGCTCTCGTTATTCCCTGCCATCGCGTGGTGCGCCAGGACGGCCATCCTGGCGGCTACCGCTGGGGAATAGCGCGCAAGCAGCAGTTACTTGAGCAGGAGAAAGCAGCGCAATCCGCTGCCGATAAGGAAGCGATGCAAACAGTGGGCAGGCATGGCTAATACTCAAATCCTGTTGAATGCGAGAGGCAGCCACCTACAGGTGGCTGCCTCTCTTCATGCGATGTGGTATAAACAGCCGCCATAGCGGTTAGACAGAGGCTTCCCAGACAGCTATAGGTTATTACCAGCCGAGGTAACATCAGCAGCGGCTAATGCCGATTTGGGGATCAGGCGCATCAACGCAGTACGCAGCCAGGAGTGCATCCTGCTCAGCAGCGCCGCATCTTCGGCTTCCAGCGGTTTGACCAGCAGAAGCGCCGCAAGCAAGAGTACTGTAAAGAGCAGGCCCGCTCCGATCAAGCCCAGCCATCCTTCTGGGCGCCAGAGCAAACCCGCAATGACTGGCACTGCCAGCGCCAGCGCGTAGCGCAGCACGAAGAGCAGTGGATAGCGCCGATTGAGAGAAGGCAAAAGATAGGCCAGTTGGGCCAGTTCCACCAGGACAGGCGGCAAGCCGGTAGCGATGAGCGCGCCCATTGGTCCGTTTTTGGGGATAAGCAGAAAAC
Proteins encoded in this window:
- the ada gene encoding bifunctional DNA-binding transcriptional regulator/O6-methylguanine-DNA methyltransferase Ada — its product is MTNEASYWQAVLTRDRNSDGRFVYAVRSTGIYCRPSCPSRRPKREQVLFFLLPQVAEQAGFRACRRCQPRTVDGYTNEQVELVHQACRAIEAHLDDDLSLASLGAQLHISPHHLQRSFKRIVGITPRQYAETCRLGRFKSRLREGETVTSAMYEAGYSSSSRLYERAPAHLGMTPTAYRKGGLGMNIVYTIVDSPLGRLLVAATERGICGVSLGDSDATLEAALRHEYPAAQIQRDEAGLKEWAPAFLSYLNGRQPDLSLPVDVQATAFQWQVWEALRAIPSGSTRSYSEVAQAIGHPRATRAVARACATNPVALVIPCHRVVRQDGHPGGYRWGIARKQQLLEQEKAAQSAADKEAMQTVGRHG